One region of Miscanthus floridulus cultivar M001 chromosome 19, ASM1932011v1, whole genome shotgun sequence genomic DNA includes:
- the LOC136526223 gene encoding uncharacterized protein: MGVLGGGGALWRGLAGVGAPGSRAAGRRGGAGGSSGAGARGGGVSPAWRAGEPRAGLGGARGRGLAGVGAPGSRAAGLGGARGRGHAVAGARRWRGGAALAALAGRGGAAGVRVPGGTVSPAWARWGAARPGWGLLGGGGGAGRQGRRGGRRDRAGG, translated from the coding sequence ATGGGGGTGCTTGGGGGCGGGGGCGCGCTCTGGCGGGGGCTTgccggcgtgggcgcgccggGGAGCCGCGCGGCTGGGCGGCGCGGCGGGGCTGGGGGGTCCTCGGGGGCGGGGGCGCGCGGTGGCGGGGTCTCGCCGGCGTGGCGCGCCGGGGAGCCGCGCGCGGGGCTGGGGGGTGCTCGGGGGCGGGGtctcgccggcgtgggcgcgccggGGAGCCGCGCGGCCGGGCTGGGGGGTGCTCGGGGGAGGGGGCACGCGGTGGCGGGGGCTCGCCGGTGGCGCGGTGGAGCGGCACTGGCGGCGCTGGCCGGCAGGGGAGGCGCGGCGGGCGTCAGGGTGCCCGGGGGCACGGtctcgccggcgtgggcgcgTTGGGGAGCCGCGCGGCCGGGCTGGGGGCTGCttgggggcgggggcggcgctGGCCGGCAGGGGAGGCGCGGCGGGCGTCGGGACAGAGCAGGCGGCTAG